The genomic window AGAGGCCAATCTGGAggtgcaggaaggagggaagcgtTTATTCTGCAGTCAGGACCCAGGGCAGAAGTCACATCTTTCTCTTAGTTGGCACTTCCTTACACCCAAGGCGCCGAGTAACCACTTCCAGAGGCGCAGGGAAGGAAGCGGGGTCTGtctcccccagcacagctgggctcTGGCGGGCTGCTAGGGTGGAGGGGGGGTTCTGGTGTGTGTGCTGAGAGCCGGGCAGTCTGGGAGCCTGTGTGTAAGGGCCGGAGAGACGGGGGTGTTCATCCAGGTCAGGGTTTCCCGGATGGTGGCCCACTGGTGACCAGCTTCACCTGCGGAGCTGCCAGGAAGGCTGTCCCCACCCTCAATACTCACCACTCAGCTTCCCCAAGGAAGGCTCTGCGCATACTGCACAGCTGGCCTTGCAGGGGGAGTGTGGCAGGAGCCCCCAGTCCCCGGGGCCCTTTCTTTGGagctctccagctcctcccctccctcttccccaacCCGGTTTCCCCCCTGGAACCCTCAGGCCTCCTGGTTCCCATAGTAGTGGCATCTCTGTAGCCCCTCCCTGGCAGACTCATGCTCATACTGACCACCTGGTCAGGACttctgcgccccccaccccgtcccacccGCCTTGACCCTGTTTTCAGCCCCAGTGCCCGATCCCGCGCCGCCGTGTCACAGCCTGCAGCGTGCCCGCTCAGGCCTCCTGGCCCTCGGGCCCCACCAGCTGCAGTGGCTGCACGTTCTTGCCCTTGTCGTGCCAGCACACGTCGAAGAAGGGGTACACCGGCCCGGGCAGGCGCTCGTGGAAAGCGAAGAGCAGCTCCAGCGCGTCAGTGTCGCTGGCGTCGTAGAAGGAGAGGACGCCGTCGCCGAAGCTCAGGTAGACGCCGATGCGCGTGGGCCGCCGCTCCCGGGGACGCAGCGCGCGCGGCTCCTTGGCCTCCACGTGCGCCTCCAGGACCTTGCCGTCGCGCTGGCCCAGCAGCCACAGCCCCTGCGAGGGCACCGCGTGCAGCCGGCCCCGGCGGCTGGCCTGCGCCGCGATCACGCCCAGGGCCCAGCGCGGCTTGTcgcccacctccacctcccagtAGTGCTCGCCCCCCGAGAGCTGCTGGTGGGCCACCACCGCCACCGCCTTGTCGAACTGGCGCGGGTCCTCCCCGGCCGGCGGCGCCTTCTGCTCCGAGCACTCCACGCGCTGGCCGGACGCGGACAGCACCAGGCTTGGGTGGGCCGTGCTGGGATCCAGGGTCAGCTCGCTCAGCGCTACAGGGGAGgcgaagagaggggggagaacaTGGGTCAGGCCCCTTGGGACCTTtccccgccagcccccagcctggccttccAATTGCTCAGCCGtaaagtgctcaggaattgcgTCTTTCCAGGATGGTGGTGAGGACTGAGGGATACCAGGCATGTATGTAACTAAGCACCGAGGCCAAGAAAGGCCGGAGGACCCTCTCCTCTGCTCACCAACTTGGTGACCTTGAGCTCTGGTCTCTGCACCTTAAGTCTTCACTGGATAGAACAAACATCcctgggactggagtaatagcacagcgggtagggcgtttgctttgcatgcagccgaccccggttcaattcccagcatcccatatggcccctgagcaccaccaggagtgattcctgagtgcatgagccaggagtaacccctgagcatcgccgggtgtgacccaaaaagcaaaaacaacaacacctCCCCAGGCAGAGAACACTGACCCGTTCCAGCTCAGCAGGGCCCTTTTGGAACAGGAATGTCCATTACCACTGGTAATAAGGGGCAGCACCTGACTGAGGGTCCCACACAGACTCAGGAACTCCtgcccggagcccagccacaCTGCCAGTCTCCCACCGAGGCCCGGGTGTGATGTTCCCTCGCCTCCAGGGCGGAGGGGGACCCGGAGGTAAAGGGGTGGACAACCTCCCCAGGCGAGTCAGGAGGCCTGTGTATGTGGCTGAGCCAGCCACCAGTCACACAGTCACAAATACAAACCAGGGGGtcaccctcccagcacccccctaCCTGGCATCAGAGCCCGGAACATCTTCTTCCACACCTGAAATTTGAAGTCATCTGAGATGATGGGCAGCTGGATGTCCATCCGGGCGGGTGGCGGTGACTCTGCCAGGATCTTCTGCAGCCTGGGTGGAAAGTGGGAGGAAGTGTCTGCTagagacttcctggaggaggcagggGCTGGCAAGGGCAGGGTCCCCCTGGAGACGGACTGAGATGGGGTGCAGGGGCTACCCACATCACCCCAGGCAGTCACTCTCCTGCCAGATGAAGAAGGTCCAGAGCTGATGGCTGTTGGTGGCTGCACTGCAGGGATATACTTTCTGTCACTGAACTTAAACTGGGTGCAAAGTAGCCTTAAAAACGGTACCTtggggctgaaacgatagcacagcaggtagggcgtttgccttgaacacagatgacccaggttcgattcccagcatcccatatggtcccctgagcactgccaggagtgattcctgagtgcagagccaagagtaacccctgtgcatcaccaggtgtaacccaaaaagaaaaaaaaatggtaccttggaactatagcacagcggataggatgtttgccttgaacatagccaaactgggttcgattcccagcatcccatatggtcccccgagcaccaccaggagtaattcctgagtgcatgagccaggagtaacccctgtgcatcgccagatgtgacccaaaaagccaaaaaaaaaaaaaggataaaaactgTACCTTTAGtgtctttgttttgggactatacccggcgatgctcagggattagtcctggctttgtactcaggaattactcctggcggtgctcaggagaccatacaggatgccagggattgaatctgggtcagctgcgtgaaaggcaaactgcATTACGAGTTGCACTACTGCCCCAGCCCGAAAATGGTACCTTTTATGCCATGTAGCTTTCACAATTTAAAAGTATGTGTCTGGGAATGAggcctggtctcctgagcccttctGTTTGTGCCCCAGCCCCTTGGCACCGGCTGCATGTCCCTCACCTGGTCTGGCTGCTCCTgcccagtcctcagcatccccctCAAACGTGcgctcctccaggaagcctccccTGCCCTTGCACAGTAGTACCGGGCTCTGTGAGCCGGGCCCCGccttcctgcctcctgcctctagCAGTCTATGGGGCTGGTTCAgctccaaggcaaacacccaggcATGGAGGGGCAGTTTCTGAGCGGAGTCGGGCCCGGTGAGAAGGGAGAGGAACCGGGGCAGGGAGGAGGTTGGCGGTCTCACCTGCTGGTCACCAGGCAGTATTTCTGGAAACAGAAAGAGAACGGAGGTGAGgcaagaagggagaggagggcgcTTGGGGGAACTGAGGAGGGGTAACCCACCGAGAGTGCAAGAGCGTGAGGTCCAGAAGAATCAGAAAAGTCAAAAGAAACCCAGAACTCAAACGCACCCCCAGCCTTGATCTCTGGGTATGTTATTCCCACGCCCAAGAGAGGCTGAACAGTGACCCCGGCATCCCCTGAGCCGCGAGGGTGCCCATTTAGCTGTGTTCTCCTCCTGCGGTGCTCAGCCTCTCGCAGCCCTCAGAGCTGCTGTCCTGGGGCCAGGCAGGCCTCCGGGGCCCTGCCTGACAATGCCTGGGCTGTCTGGAGcccgttttgtttttttttaatggatccccgtgggatacagttacagacttaaaacttttgtgcctgggggctggagcaacagcacagtgggtagagcgtttgcgttgcacgcagccaacccaggttcgattcccagcatcctatatggtcccctgagcaccgccaggggtaattcctgcatgcagagccaggagtaacacctgtgcatctccgggtgtgacccaaaaagtgcttatgtttcagtcatacaatgatggagtacccacccctccaccagtgcccattctccaccaccagtgatcccagtgcgcctcccccacacctccaccccatccccccacccctgcctgacttctgtggcagggcattccctttagctctctctctctctctctctccttttgggtgttatggtttgcaacagaggtagtAAGTGGCATCatgctcagtctatagtctattttcagcatgcatctcccatcccaagcgcgGAGCCCGGTTCTTGAGGAAGGGCACAGAGTAAAGGCCCCCGCTGGGGCTCACCATGAGGAACTCGGTCTGCGGCTTGTCGGCCACCTCCTCCAGCACCTTCTCCATCTGCCGCAGCTGCTCCAGGTAAGAGTTCAGGCCGCCCAGTTCCCGCCGCAAGGCCAGCCCTGCCTCAGTGCGCACGCGCTCAGCCTCGCGGTCCAACGAGCCCTCCAGGGCAGTCAGGAACGCCCGCATCTTGTCCAGCtgctcccccaccgccccccggAACTGTCGAACAGTCTCCTAGGGAGGCAGAAAAGCAAAAAGCACGTGTCTGgaggcccaccccccaccccccaccccagcctaacCCCATGGGCCGCAGGCTCCGCGGGCGCCTCACCTCCACCTCTGTCAGCTGGTTCTCCAGCACGGCCACGCTCTTCTCCTTGCGCGCACACGCCTCCTGCAGCTGCAGCTTTTGCTGTGGAAGTTGGGTCTGGAGGGGGGAAGGGTAGGTAAGGGAGTGACACCGCTGCCCTCAAAACCCATGCCCCTTCAGAGAGCTCCTTCCGCAGTCTGGCTGGCAtgtcaccctccctccctgccccccccccaccaccaggccCTGGTGTCCCGAATGTCGTTTGGTGACACCTCCTCTCGCCTTGACTCCCCAgctgccaggccctgccagcaCAGCCCTATGAGGACGACCAGTACAAATaagatttggggggctggagcgatagcacagcgagtagggcgtttgccttgcactcggccaacccgggttcgattcccagcatcccatatggtcccctgagcaccaccaggagtgattcctgagtgcagagccaggagtaacccctgtgcatcgccgggtgtgacccaaaaagtcaaaaaaaaattagatttggcCAGcaggctttgggggaggggggcaggatcAAAGAAATCTAGCCTCCTCCAATTGCTGGGCTTTCTCTCCACTAAAAAGTAAACTTTTAGGGGGCTCAGGAGCTAGGACAGTGTGTAAGGCTGTTGCCCTCCATACACGTTCCCAGCAGCtgatcccagcacctcacatggttccttaagcactgccaggaatgctccctgagcacaaagccaggagtaagccctacgcacagccagatgtagcccaaaagccaaaaattaaagtagaacttggtccagagagatagtacagcgggtagggcccctgccttgtacgcagccaaccaagttcaatccctagcaccccgtgTGTCCCCAAggccattaggagtgatccctgagtacagagccaggagtaagccctctccatgagtgtgaccccaaagcaaaagaaaagataaaaatacataaaagtggAACTTCAGAGAAACTGTCTGGGCCCTGGGCGCAGGCTAGCGAGTCTCCGGGCCTCATCCTCCCCGAGGCCCACAGATTGTGGCTTCAGAATAggagcttctggggctggagagatagcacagcaggtagggcgtttgccttgcacgtggccgacccaggttcaatccccagcatcccatatagtcccctgagcaccgccaggggtaattcctgagtgcagagccaggagtaacccctgtgcatcgccagatgtgacccaaaaaaagcaaaaaacaaaaccaaaacagaataaGAGCTTCTAATGTCTCCTGCCAACGTCTGGGCAAGGCTGGGAGGGACAGAGTGCTCCAACCATCATGGTTCCCGTCCTGTCTCGGGTTCCAGCCTCACTTTCCTCTCCCACATCATGGGAACAGCCACCCCACACAACCTGTGGTTGTGACAGACCCGGCCTCGCACTGCTGCTCGCCTGAAACCTCTGCCTGGCAGGGCGGAGACCCACTGGGTCAATCTCCACCCCACGTCTATCTCCTCACGTCTATCTCCTGGGCCCGCCTTTCGTGCCACAGGGTGGGTCTGGTGGCTCCCGGTGCCCAGTGTCAGAAGTTCAGAAGCCACGGGACCTGAGCCATGGGGGCCAAGCGAGACGCCATCCTGCTGGCACTGGAGAACCTGACCCCTGATGAGCTCAAGAAGTTCAAGCTGAAGCTGGGGGCTGCAACCCTGCGCGAGGGCTACTGCAAAATCCCGAGGGGGGCCCTTGGGCGGATGGACGCGGTGGACCTCACTGACCAGCTGGTGGCCCACTACCGTGAGGATTACGGTGCCGAGCTCACCAGGTCCCTGCTCCAAGAAATGGGCATGCAGGAAGAGGCCGAGATGCTCAAGGCGGCATGAGTGTGAGTGTTTGttgggggcggcgggagggggggcgTAAACAGGGCGGACCTCAGCTTCTGAGTCTGGCACAGGAAGTCTGCACCCAGCCCCTCCTCATCAAGGACCCTTCTCCCCTCATTCTTCCatcttccctccacaccccattCTGGGCCCCTGCCTGACCCTCCCTTCCCTGCAGTGAGGACGGGAAGTGTGTCCTGGCAGATGGCATCTCCCTCCTCCAGCTCCCTCATGCCCCCTGGAGCGTTTGGGAAATTCAGGCAGAGCAGAGCCTAAACGAGGGGGGGGGGATGCTTCTAGGAGGGCGAGTGCCAGCACTGAACCCCGCCAGCACTGGGCAAGGCGGAGAAGGAGGAAcggcggggagggaggctgggtcgGGGAGGATTCTGGGGCTTCCAGGACCCTCCCGAGGACACGGGTCTGTCTCTCCTAGGGCCGCGGAGTAAAGCGGAGCGCGAGAGAGGGACGAGCAAACCTCGGGAACTCGGTGCTGCGGGGCCGCGCAgaccccatccccgcccccttcccccttccacaGCCCAATAAAGAATCGAGTCTGGAGCTTCCTTCGCCTGCTGTTCAACCCGTCCGTGCCTGCGTTCCTGTGTGCCATGGTCAGGTGTCCTTGCGGGGCACGATCCGGAGGGCAAACCCCGCGGAGCACGTCGCCGTGCTTGGGTTCTGGAAGTCCAGGTCCTCCAGCTCCAACCGGAAAAACAGCCTCGACGGTTGTCGGTTGTCGGCGCCGACCCGAAcctgccctgcccgcctcccTCTGGGTGGGGCCGCGCTCGCGGGGGCGCGTTGGGGGACTCTCGGGCAGCAGCTGTGCCGCCCCGCAGACGCCCGGGGACGGACCACTCATGCGCCGCAGGGCGTTCTAACGCCCCGACTCCCCCCACCGCCAGGCCGGGAATCGGGGTTCACGACCCCCGCGAGCCCACCCCGACTGCCTCGCCACGGAGCGCCTGCTCTTCCAGCTCATCAGCTCCGCGTTTCctcgccgccgcgccccgcccgcgtCCCCTCCAGCCGTCCGGGGCGGGGGGGTCCTGCCGGCGGTCCCGCCCCCCACCCGTCCCCGGAGAACGCGCGGGCCCGCACCTTGAGGCGCGCGTGGGCCTCTGCGGCGGGCAGCAGGCGGTGGCCGCGGTGCGAGCCGAGGGAGGCGCACACGCCGCACACAAGCGCGCGGTCCTGCTCGCAGTAGATGCTGAGCGGGTCGAGGTGCTCCTCGCAGTGGCCCTGCGGCACCTGCGCCAGCCCCTCCACCAGGCGCGCCAGCTGCAGGTTGGTGTTGAGCGCCTGCGGCCGCGTGGGCGCCTGGCAGCTGGGG from Sorex araneus isolate mSorAra2 chromosome 4, mSorAra2.pri, whole genome shotgun sequence includes these protein-coding regions:
- the TRIM72 gene encoding tripartite motif-containing protein 72, coding for MATAGLLHQELSCPLCLQLFDAPVTAECGHSFCRACLSRVAGEPAADGTVLCPSCQAPTRPQALNTNLQLARLVEGLAQVPQGHCEEHLDPLSIYCEQDRALVCGVCASLGSHRGHRLLPAAEAHARLKTQLPQQKLQLQEACARKEKSVAVLENQLTEVEETVRQFRGAVGEQLDKMRAFLTALEGSLDREAERVRTEAGLALRRELGGLNSYLEQLRQMEKVLEEVADKPQTEFLMKYCLVTSRLQKILAESPPPARMDIQLPIISDDFKFQVWKKMFRALMPALSELTLDPSTAHPSLVLSASGQRVECSEQKAPPAGEDPRQFDKAVAVVAHQQLSGGEHYWEVEVGDKPRWALGVIAAQASRRGRLHAVPSQGLWLLGQRDGKVLEAHVEAKEPRALRPRERRPTRIGVYLSFGDGVLSFYDASDTDALELLFAFHERLPGPVYPFFDVCWHDKGKNVQPLQLVGPEGQEA
- the PYDC1 gene encoding pyrin domain-containing protein 1, which produces MGAKRDAILLALENLTPDELKKFKLKLGAATLREGYCKIPRGALGRMDAVDLTDQLVAHYREDYGAELTRSLLQEMGMQEEAEMLKAA